The Oncorhynchus masou masou isolate Uvic2021 chromosome 6, UVic_Omas_1.1, whole genome shotgun sequence genome has a window encoding:
- the LOC135541694 gene encoding DNA ligase 1-like, protein MEEAVEGTNKCPVASESAASVSAVLQEEFSADKSLPAPTALPLRLPCTHSIDHKQLWEKVEDNTEFSVDKEATVAIYTWEDKSPSVLPCIHNNNDHQLPEETVEDNTECSVDTEASAVAPTVKREELTGDKSPVRAIPPILGCIHDKDQKEPEQKVKGPSEEVDLCPHTHQLDPDVNLTLATRNDEPRTWTLEEAKDYWIGIDIESEERSVKEEVRQREGLKREADCAHSKSSNGMASSERAETILGRVGFLVMNHMQKIPFLKMKEKEKNKKLHKKLKDDEKERKEKKNKEENKKWEKKEMNEREKEQKKVMKAEKKREKLEQKKREKERKEKEKAEKRRLEGLMKIHNDMMKDRIKKEKKCSEELKKREKAQAEFLEMERKIQEKEEKKREKRRKEERKRLEKKKKREPAGGGTERVIEEQGKDESLKMDE, encoded by the exons ATGG AGGAGGCAGTAGAGGGAACCAACAAGTGTCCAGTCGCTAGTGAATCTGCCGCTTCCGTGTCCGCTGTCCTCCAAGAGGAGTTTTCAGCTGATAAGAGTCTTCCTGCACCCACAGCACTGCCTCTTAGGCTGCCCTGCACCCACAGCATTGACCACAAACAGCTATGGGAGAAAGTTGAGGACAACACAGAGTTCTCAGTAGACAAAGAAGCAACTGTTGCCATTTACACTTGGGAAGATAAAAGTCCTTCAGTTCTGCCATGCATCCACAATAACAACGACCACCAACTGCCAGAGGAGACAGTTGAGGACAACACAGAGTGCTCAGTTGACACCGAGGCAAGTGCAGTTGCACCCACTGTCAAGAGAGAGGAACTGACAGGTGATAAAAGCCCTGTCCGAGCAATTCCTCCAATCCTGGGATGCATCCATGACAAGGACCAAAAGGAGCCAGAGCAGAAAGTGAAGGGCCCTAGTGAAGAGGTGGATCTCTGCCCTCACACTCACCAGCTGGACCCAGATGTTAACTTAACTCTGGCAACCCGCAATGATGAACCCAGGACCTGGACCCTGGAAGAGGCAAAG GATTATTGGATAGGCATTGATATTGAGAGTGAAGAGAGGAGCGTcaaggaggaggtgagacagagggagggattgaAGCGTGAGGCGGACTGTGCCCATTCCAAGAGCTCCAATGGGATGGCTTcatcagagagagcagagaccatCCTTGGAAGAGTGGGCTTTCTGGTCATGAACCACATGCAGAAAATTCCATTTTTGAAGATGAAGGAAAAAGAGAAAAATAAGAAACTGCATAAGAAGTTGAAAGAtgacgagaaagagagaaaggagaagaaaaacaaGGAGGAGAACAAAAAGTGGGAGAAGAAAgagatgaatgagagagagaaagagcagaagaAAGTCATGAAGgctgagaaaaagagggagaagttagaacagaaaaagagagagaaggaaagaaaagaGAAGGAAAAGGCAGAGAAAAGGAGATTAGAGGGGCTGATGAAGATACATAATGACATGATGAAAGACAGGATTAAGAAAGAGAAGAAGTGTTCTGAGGagctgaaaaagagagagaaagctcaAGCTGAGTTcttggagatggagagaaagattcaagaaaaggaggagaagaagagagaaaagaggaggaaagaggagaggaagagactcgagaagaagaaaaagagggaGCCAGCTGGAGGTGGAACTGAGAGGGTGATAGAAGAGCAGGGAAAGGATGAAAGCTTGAAGATGGATGAGTAG